TCAACTGCCCGCTCAGCGCCATCGTGAAGCACCCCGCATGGGCCGCCGCGATCAACTCCTCCGGGTTCGTCCCCACGCCATTCTCAAACCGCGTGCCAAAGCTGTACTGCGCCTCGTGCAGCGTTCCGCTCTGCGTGGAGAGAGTGCCCTTACCCTCTTTCAAATTGCCGTGCCAGACTGCCGATGCGGTGCGATCCATGTTTTTCTCCTGCTGCGTTCAGATGCCGATTTCTCTACCCGTGCGCGGGAGTAGACTGTGCGTGAGTCTACGCGCCCATTGTTACGACCTGTAGACGTTACCGCCGTGGGATTGGCTGCCGCCCATAGCCGGAATCTCCCGCCGTTTGCCCCACCGCTGTCGCAATATGCAACTTTCCGGCAAGTGTGTTGTCAAGGAGGGTACGCCACGATGGACAGGAAATCATTAGGCGGGCGCATGAGATTCTGGTTCGTGCATTCGGGAGACGTCTCCCTTCATAACCAAATCGTCACCCAGGTCTCGCTCGGCATCCTCTCCGGCGATCTGGCGGCCGGCGAGCGCCTGCCCAGCATCCGCTCCCTCGCGCAAAGATTCAAGATCCACCCCAACACCGTCAGCGCAGGCTACCGCCAGCTCGAACGCGAAAGCTGGGTCGAGTTCCGCCGTGGCAGCGGCGTCTTCGTCCGCGACACCGCGCCTAAGACCATCGCCGGCATCCGTCCCACCCTCCACCTCGACAAGCTCATCGCCAACCTCATCCAGGCCGCCAGCGCCGCCGACATGACCCGCGACGAGCTCCGCGCCCGCATCCTCGGCCACCTCGACGCCGCTCCACCCGCCCGCCTTCTCCTCATCGAGTCCGACGTGGAACTCCGCCGTATCGTCCTGCAGGAGCTCCACGAGTCCATCAAGCTCCCCTCCGGCTTCACCATCGGCTTCACCGATCTTCCCCGCCCCGGCGACACCAAGGCCATCGCCGCCATGACCGCCCAGCTCCCCGGCTCGCTCGTCCTTGTCCTCCCCAGCAAAGCCGAAGCCCTGCGCTCCGTCCTCCCGCCCGAAGTAGCAATGCTCATCCTGCAGGTCCGTTCGATCCCGCAGCTCCTGGCACCCTGGCTCCCCGCCCCCAACAACACCCTCGTAGGAGTAGCCTCCCGCTGGCCGCCCTTCCTCGCCTTCGCCAAGATCATGCTGGTCGCCGCCGGCTTCGAAGCCGACGCGCTGCTTCTCCGTGACGCCTCGCTCTACGGCTGGACCTCCGGCCTCAATCAAGCCCGCACCGTCATCTGCGACTCCCACACCGCCACGGTCCTCCCCGCATCCATCCCCCGCATCCGCTTCAACCTCCTCGCCGAGAACTCCATAGCCGAGCTCCAGCAGATGGTGCGCGCCAGCCTCCACGCTGATCCAGACGGCAAGCTCGACTGTGACACTCCAGAAACCGTCACAGTGAAGGACTCAGGCCAGCGCGCCGCCGTGCAGACTCAGCAGCATGAGACGAACTCACGCCACCAAAATTCATGGCTCCGCCCTTCTGCTTCTAGCTCTGGCCTGGCTTACCGCAACTAGCCTCGCTTGTATCTCCTGTTCCGCGCAGTTCTACCCGATCTATCCGCCCTTCGGCTATCCCAGGCCCTATCCCAGGCCACACGACCCTCCGCCCGAGCCGAGAGACGCGCCAGTAGAGATCGGAGGCTACGGTATGCTCGGCGGGGCCATCGAAGACGCACCGCCCCCGCACACCGGATATCCCGTCGGAGCCATCGGCCTCTACGCCCAATGGAACCGCTACGGTCTCTGCCCCGGCCTCGACCTCCGCATCCAGGGCAACGGAAGCCACCTCCACGGCTACCTGGTCGGCCCCCGCGTAGCCTATCAACCCAGAAGTGAAAAACTACGCCCCTTCCGCCTCTACGCCGAAGGCCTCTTCGGCAAAAACGAAATCAGCTACTCCCCCGACAACGGCGGCCTCTACACCCTCCCCGCAAAGGAACACGTCGGCGTAACTCGCTCCATCGTCTTCGGCCTCGACCTCCACGTCACCGCACCCTTCGACTGGCGCGTCCTCGAGTTCTCCAAAGGAGATTTCACCGGCCTCCCCGGCTCCTACCCACAGACACTTCAAACAGGCATCCTCTTCCACTTCCCCTAGGCTCTGCCTATCTCCCTTAGAGAAAGTTGAAGAAAGAGAAAGTTGAAGAACTTCGATGCCGCCTGTCCAGGAGTAGCGTGGGCTTTAGGCAGTGTCTGACGAATCGCGGTAATCCAACCGATGGCTTATGGGAGTAGCGTGGGGCTTTAGCCCCACGAACAACGTGAAATGGAAGGTTCGGGGCTTTAGCCCTGGGTTGTTCGGCTGCAAGGGAGTTTGGACCTCTTCAACAAGCTCTCAGAGCTACCAGCGGTGGTCTGACCCAGGAATGAAACTGCCGAAAACACCGACTTGCAGGGAAGTTCGCACGCGAATCCATTAACGCCGCTCAGCCCCGCAAGCGCCGTTATCAGAGACGATGCTATCGTTCACTCATGCCAAAAACCAAACAGAAAGGATGGCTGAGCCGAGTCCTTTGGTTCTTTTGCAGGGTCTGGCTTGCATGTGGCCTTGCTTCGCTCGTGGCGGGTTTTGGATTTATGACTTACACGTCAATCTGGCTTTTCCGCAGCGTTCCGGAACAGGGTGTCGTCATCGATCTGATCCCGCAGAGGGATGACAATGGGAACATAAATTACTCCGCTCGTTTCAAATTCAAGGCGGGTGACGGGAAGGTTTACACCGCAACGGCGGGTGTCGCCACGAACCCTCCCAGCTTCGAGATTGGAGAAAACGTTCGCGTGCGCTATCTCCAAACCAATCCTGTTTCGGCAAAGCTATCTTACTTCTGGCAATTGTGGTTTGAACCGGTGCTCTGCGCTGGTCTCGGAGCGTTCTTCAGCGGAGCCGGATACCTCTTGCTTCGGCGCGAACGACGCGCCTCTTTGCGGTTGGGCCCAGGATCAGCGCCAAACCTAGGCTAGCAGTCGCCCTATTCGCGGGTTGGTGCTTCGGTGGCGGTCGGGACATTAGATCTCTATGAAGCGATACCGATGGCGAGGTTTCGCGCACTAAAAACGGCATTTTCGGAAACGTCACCCCGCCGAACAATTCCGCAGTTCAAGACAGGATTATCACCCATGTCAGATTCGTGTTTCGCCGACCGCCCAGGCCCAATCCCTCTCACGAAGGAAGCGTCGAAGAAGGAACTCGCGACGACGCAACTCGCCTCTGCCCCGAGTAGCCCGAGATCCCATTCCTCCCATTTGCCTTGACCGTATACATCGCCGTATCCGCATGTTTCAGAATCTCGTCGACCTCAAGGCCGGAGTCCGGATAGATGCACAGTCCAATGCTGACCGTGATGACCAGTTGACGATCTCCAATTTCGATCGGAGCGGAGACCGTCTCCAGGACCTTCTGGGCGCATCGGTCAACCTCTTCCATACTCTTGAAATCGGGCAGAACGATGATGAACTCGTCTCCGCCCAGCCGTGCGACAGTGTCCGTCTCGCGAACCGAGGCGAGCAGACGCTTTGCCAACGCGGAGAGCAGAGCGTCCCCAACCGCGTGCCCCAGCGAGTCGTTGATCCCCTTGAAGTGATCGACATCGACCATCAACACCGCCACCTTATGCTGGTCGCGGCGAGCGCGTGAGATGTCGTTGTTCAGCCGCGCGTAAAGCAGCGTCCGGTTAGGCAGCCCGGTGAGTTGATCGTAGTGCGCCAGAAAATTGACGTGGTCCGTCATCTTCTTGCGCTCGGTAAAGTCGCGGCTCGTCACAGCGACGTTGTTGCCAACCTTCAACGCCTGGACGTGGATCCAGGTAGCGTGAATCGTGTCGTCATCAATGAAGATCTCGTCGATGTAGGGAACGCCGGTGCGCACAACCTCCTTGTAGCGTTCGAGTACCCCGGACGAGACCGCGTAAGGCCGGACCTCCGAGAGCACCTTCCCTAGGAACTGTTCACGTGGCTTCCTGAGCCTGCGCTCCGCGGCGAGATTGATATAGCCGAAGCGGAAGTCGACGATCTGCCCTGCGTCGTCGAAGATTCCTTCGAAGATGTAAAAGTCGTCGAGGTTGTTCTCCGCAACATCGCGGAAGAGATCGTCGTGATCGTCGTGCCGCGCGGAAGCGGGCGAGAATCGGCTGCTCAGCGCAAAAGAGACCGGTGCCGCGACCAAAGCGGCAAGAAGTTGAGCCAGCGCAAGATGGCGCGGAAGAACGATGGAAGCGAAGTACTCAAGGAGAAAGAACAGAACCACCGTGAGGCTCAGTGATAGAACCATTCTTGCTTTTTTAGAACAGCGTTCTAGGAACTTCAAGGAAATCCACCTCGACCGACTCCAGGGAAACTCCAAGCAGGAGGAGCTGCCTGGAATCGACGGCTTTTTCTAAAGTGTATCCGCCCTCCTGCGTTGCGGATGCTACCTCCCTCCACCAAAAGCTGAAGATGCCCGGCAACATAGGCTTCACGGTTGTGCAACTTCGCTGCGGATAGCTAGTCACTCAGCACTGGTCTCTGCGAGCCTCTAGAATTGCTCGTTATGAACAGGATGACCTTCTGCATGCGAATCAGCGCACTGTCTTTGTGCTGGGCATTCCTGACAACTGTGGGAACTCCGCACTGCTTGGGTGCCGACAAGGCCACCATTGCAACCGAGGAAATTGATCGCTCAGTCATGGCAACTCTGTCGCATCAGGGCGCAGAAAAGCCAAAAGTCATCTCTCACATCGATCTGACCCAAACCTTTGAAACAGTAACTCAATGGACGTTAGTAGTAGTCCAGGAAGGCGGGCAGCCAATCACAGAGATCGAAGATCACGGGCCGATACACGTCTGCCTCGTGAAAGCGAACAAGCCGGACTGCTCTGAGAATCTCTATCAGGATGTCGGCAAGGAACGACCACCGTTCGATACTCCGTACCATCTCTTGACCAGTAGGGTTGTGAACGCTGGTCAGAATCAATCAAGCCCCCTTCTATTCATTCAGTTGTGCGGCGCCGAAGGGCCCAACGGAAACTGCGGAATTGCCACTGCTCTTTACCGTTATGAAAGAGAGACCGACCGCTTCATTCGCGTGTTCCAAGGGCTCACGGGTCGAAACAATAATGAAGCCACGCGCTTTGTTGAACGCGGATCCCTGCAGGGGAACGTGATCGTGAACTATCCCACTGAGAATGCGCCGTACACCTATTGGATCGAGGTATACCGGGCAGATGAATCCGGGCAGTATGTACGAGTTCTCCGCTATCGTGGGCATACAGGCTATGGAGATGGCAATCCGCTGGCCGTCGCGGACTCCGAAATGCCTGAGATATTAAGTCACTTGGGATTTTGGAAGCCTGGAGATGCGCTGCCCGTTCCTGCCCATCTACCGAAGGGCTGCAGTCACCTTTACATGCGGCGAGGCGAAGAGTGGTGCAAGTAACGGACGGATTCCCTTCACATGTTGTCATCCTCAACGTGGGAATGGCGAGGGAGTTGCTGC
This Granulicella aggregans DNA region includes the following protein-coding sequences:
- a CDS encoding GntR family transcriptional regulator, whose amino-acid sequence is MRFWFVHSGDVSLHNQIVTQVSLGILSGDLAAGERLPSIRSLAQRFKIHPNTVSAGYRQLERESWVEFRRGSGVFVRDTAPKTIAGIRPTLHLDKLIANLIQAASAADMTRDELRARILGHLDAAPPARLLLIESDVELRRIVLQELHESIKLPSGFTIGFTDLPRPGDTKAIAAMTAQLPGSLVLVLPSKAEALRSVLPPEVAMLILQVRSIPQLLAPWLPAPNNTLVGVASRWPPFLAFAKIMLVAAGFEADALLLRDASLYGWTSGLNQARTVICDSHTATVLPASIPRIRFNLLAENSIAELQQMVRASLHADPDGKLDCDTPETVTVKDSGQRAAVQTQQHETNSRHQNSWLRPSASSSGLAYRN
- a CDS encoding DUF3592 domain-containing protein, whose product is MTYTSIWLFRSVPEQGVVIDLIPQRDDNGNINYSARFKFKAGDGKVYTATAGVATNPPSFEIGENVRVRYLQTNPVSAKLSYFWQLWFEPVLCAGLGAFFSGAGYLLLRRERRASLRLGPGSAPNLG
- a CDS encoding sensor domain-containing diguanylate cyclase, whose product is MVLSLSLTVVLFFLLEYFASIVLPRHLALAQLLAALVAAPVSFALSSRFSPASARHDDHDDLFRDVAENNLDDFYIFEGIFDDAGQIVDFRFGYINLAAERRLRKPREQFLGKVLSEVRPYAVSSGVLERYKEVVRTGVPYIDEIFIDDDTIHATWIHVQALKVGNNVAVTSRDFTERKKMTDHVNFLAHYDQLTGLPNRTLLYARLNNDISRARRDQHKVAVLMVDVDHFKGINDSLGHAVGDALLSALAKRLLASVRETDTVARLGGDEFIIVLPDFKSMEEVDRCAQKVLETVSAPIEIGDRQLVITVSIGLCIYPDSGLEVDEILKHADTAMYTVKANGRNGISGYSGQRRVASSRVPSSTLPS